A genome region from Solirubrobacter pauli includes the following:
- a CDS encoding alpha/beta fold hydrolase, with translation MELRLLGPLEVVDGGGEALKLGGRKPRALLARLALDAGRTVSVDQLVDDLWGEEVPESAVKMVHIHVSALRKALPPGTLHTRPPGYALELPLDLDRFERLRREGRQALEHGDAATASDRFAAALDLWRGPALAEFSEPFALVEAAHLRERLLVCVEDRVDADLQLGRHADLVGELESHVAANPLRERLRAQLMVALYRSGREADALAVYHAYRETLNEELGLEPSARMRELERRILRQDAGLDGREETSDEAALKLEPIRYVQSVGGYSIAYQVVGDGPLDIIFVHGFICSFQPGWEWPALASFYRGLAKLGRLILFDKRGTGLSDRVLGIASLEERMDDVRAVMDAVGAERAVVVGVSEGGPMCTLFAATHPDRTQALVTLGAYARRNWAPDYPIGRRAEQDGWLRPTAEQWGRYAVERFLRERAPTIATDEAAIDWYTSYLVRGASPAAVAAITDMNEEIDVRHVLGTVRVPSLVVYRAQEYLREASRYMGARLPGAHVVEAPGSDHLPWEGDQGAVLEAIERFLADLRAQDVEPNLILTTVLDADVPEPDLAIARAALARFRGQPLDAPPGRFRASFDGPARAVRCASTLAEAIPRLRAGVHTGECELVDGRLGGPALEIAAGVARAATAGEILATSTVQDLVAGSGIEFSERGAVELPLAGASREWRLYTVEH, from the coding sequence GTGGAGCTGCGACTACTGGGACCGCTCGAGGTCGTGGACGGCGGCGGCGAGGCGCTCAAGCTCGGCGGGCGCAAGCCGCGGGCGCTGCTCGCGCGGCTGGCGTTGGACGCCGGCCGCACCGTGTCCGTCGACCAGCTCGTGGACGACCTGTGGGGCGAAGAGGTCCCGGAGTCGGCGGTGAAGATGGTCCACATCCACGTGTCGGCGCTGCGGAAGGCGCTGCCGCCGGGCACGCTGCACACGCGGCCGCCCGGGTACGCGCTGGAGCTGCCGCTCGACCTCGACCGGTTCGAGCGGCTGCGGCGGGAGGGCCGGCAGGCGCTCGAGCACGGTGACGCGGCGACCGCGTCGGACCGGTTCGCCGCCGCGCTCGACCTGTGGCGTGGCCCGGCGCTCGCCGAGTTCTCCGAGCCGTTCGCGCTCGTCGAGGCCGCGCACCTGCGCGAGCGGCTGCTGGTGTGCGTCGAGGACCGGGTGGACGCCGACCTCCAGCTCGGCCGGCACGCCGACCTGGTCGGGGAGCTCGAGAGCCACGTCGCCGCGAACCCGCTGCGCGAGCGGCTGCGCGCGCAGCTGATGGTCGCGCTCTACCGCTCGGGCCGGGAGGCGGACGCGCTGGCCGTCTACCACGCGTACCGGGAGACGCTCAACGAGGAGCTCGGGTTGGAGCCGTCGGCGCGGATGCGCGAGCTCGAGCGCCGGATCCTGCGCCAGGACGCCGGGCTGGACGGGCGCGAGGAGACGTCGGACGAGGCCGCGCTCAAGCTCGAGCCGATCCGCTACGTGCAGAGCGTCGGCGGCTACTCGATCGCCTACCAGGTGGTCGGCGACGGCCCGCTGGACATCATCTTCGTCCACGGCTTCATCTGCTCGTTCCAGCCCGGGTGGGAATGGCCCGCGCTCGCGTCCTTCTACCGCGGGCTCGCGAAGCTCGGGCGGCTGATCCTGTTCGACAAGCGCGGCACCGGCCTCTCCGACCGCGTGCTCGGGATCGCCTCGCTCGAGGAGCGGATGGACGACGTGCGCGCGGTGATGGACGCCGTCGGCGCGGAGCGGGCCGTGGTCGTCGGGGTGAGCGAGGGCGGGCCGATGTGCACGCTGTTCGCCGCCACGCACCCCGACCGCACGCAGGCGCTCGTCACGCTCGGCGCCTACGCTCGGCGCAACTGGGCGCCGGACTACCCGATCGGCCGCCGCGCCGAGCAGGACGGCTGGCTGCGGCCGACGGCCGAGCAGTGGGGACGCTACGCCGTCGAGCGCTTCCTGCGGGAGCGCGCGCCGACGATCGCCACCGACGAGGCCGCGATCGACTGGTACACGTCCTACCTCGTGCGCGGCGCGTCGCCCGCGGCGGTCGCCGCGATCACGGACATGAACGAGGAGATCGACGTCCGCCACGTGCTCGGGACGGTGCGGGTGCCGTCGCTCGTCGTCTACCGGGCGCAGGAGTACCTGCGCGAGGCGAGCCGGTACATGGGCGCCCGGCTGCCCGGCGCGCACGTCGTCGAGGCGCCCGGCTCCGACCACCTGCCGTGGGAGGGCGACCAAGGCGCGGTGCTCGAGGCGATCGAGCGCTTCCTCGCGGACCTGCGCGCCCAGGACGTCGAGCCGAACCTCATCCTCACCACCGTGCTGGACGCCGACGTGCCCGAACCCGACCTGGCGATCGCCCGAGCGGCGCTGGCGCGCTTCCGTGGCCAGCCGCTCGACGCACCTCCCGGTCGGTTCCGTGCGAGCTTCGACGGCCCCGCCCGCGCGGTGCGCTGCGCGTCCACGCTCGCCGAGGCGATCCCGCGCCTGCGCGCCGGCGTGCACACCGGGGAGTGCGAGCTCGTCGACGGCCGGCTCGGCGGCCCGGCGCTGGAGATCGCGGCGGGCGTGGCGCGCGCCGCCACCGCGGGCGAGATCCTGGCGACGAGCACCGTGCAGGATCTGGTCGCGGGCAGCGGCATCGAGTTCTCCGAGCGCGGCGCGGTCGAGCTGCCGCTGGCGGGCGCGTCCCGCGAGTGGCGCCTCTACACCGTGGAGCACTGA
- a CDS encoding flavin reductase family protein — MTPSYRHALNATVTGVTIVTTRLAGIPFGETVTALSSLSDEPPLLLVTVSPTLAIAIRSRGAFAANVLGDHQADLAETFRAVDPRFDPRDWWPVSGGGLPRLHGAAARFECEVDRVHEAGERVLVIGAVTRAVRGTTAPLAFVRRGYAAPLAA; from the coding sequence ATGACGCCCTCCTACCGCCACGCCCTCAACGCGACCGTGACCGGCGTGACCATCGTCACCACCCGCCTCGCCGGGATCCCCTTCGGCGAGACCGTCACCGCGCTCAGCTCCCTCTCCGACGAGCCCCCGCTGCTCCTCGTGACCGTCTCCCCCACGCTCGCGATCGCCATCCGCTCCCGCGGCGCGTTCGCCGCCAACGTCCTGGGCGACCACCAGGCGGACCTGGCCGAGACCTTCCGCGCCGTCGACCCGAGATTCGACCCGCGCGACTGGTGGCCGGTGTCCGGGGGCGGACTCCCCCGCCTGCACGGCGCCGCCGCCCGGTTCGAGTGCGAGGTGGACCGCGTCCACGAGGCGGGCGAGCGTGTGCTGGTCATCGGCGCGGTGACCCGCGCGGTGCGAGGCACGACGGCGCCGCTGGCGTTCGTACGGCGAGGCTACGCGGCGCCGCTCGCGGCCTAG
- a CDS encoding FliI/YscN family ATPase codes for MESALDAVGAAEDDLLDEATLAIREADLHRRTGRVVDLIGLITEATGLEAEVGEVCTIETGRGRASVPAEVVGFRQGRTLLMPLGEPKGIGPGSKVVATGQPLKVDVSDALLGRALDGLGNPLDGKGPIEHTSWYPAEQAPPDPLSRPRIHERVSLGVRSLDAFVPCGRGQRIGIFAGSGVGKSSLLGMIARSTSEEINVICLVGERGREVLEFMQRDLGEEGLARSVVVCATSDQPALVRLKAAFTATAIAEYFRDQGKNVMMMMDSVTRFAMAQREVGLAIGEPPATRGYTPSVFAMLPKLLERTGTSPSGSITALYTVLVDGDDMNEPIADAVRGILDGHIVLSRHLAHAGHYPAVDVLASVSRLVGEITTPDVRAAGNEVRKLMATYKEKADLISIGAYQPGSDPQIDAAIEARDPIDGFLKQLVTEPSSAESADATLAQLAQLSGTWEAPVLNGHVIDPAAAMAAGNGADGGMPLHNAIPPLHIPS; via the coding sequence ATGGAGAGCGCGCTCGACGCGGTCGGCGCTGCCGAAGATGACCTGCTTGACGAGGCCACGCTCGCGATCCGCGAGGCGGACCTGCACCGGCGCACCGGCCGTGTCGTCGACCTGATCGGCCTGATCACCGAGGCCACCGGCCTGGAGGCCGAGGTCGGCGAGGTCTGCACGATCGAGACCGGCCGTGGGCGCGCGTCCGTGCCCGCGGAGGTCGTCGGCTTCCGCCAGGGCCGCACGCTGCTGATGCCGCTCGGCGAGCCCAAGGGCATCGGCCCCGGCTCCAAGGTGGTCGCGACCGGCCAGCCGCTGAAGGTCGACGTGAGCGATGCGCTCCTCGGCCGCGCGCTCGACGGCCTCGGCAACCCGCTCGACGGCAAGGGCCCGATCGAGCACACGAGCTGGTACCCGGCCGAGCAGGCGCCGCCCGATCCGCTCTCCCGTCCGCGCATCCACGAGCGCGTCTCGCTCGGCGTGCGCTCGCTCGACGCGTTCGTGCCCTGCGGGCGCGGCCAGCGCATCGGCATCTTCGCCGGCTCCGGCGTCGGCAAGTCCTCGCTCCTGGGCATGATCGCCCGGTCGACCTCGGAGGAGATCAACGTCATCTGCCTGGTCGGCGAGCGCGGTCGAGAGGTCCTCGAGTTCATGCAGCGCGACCTCGGCGAGGAGGGCCTCGCGCGCAGCGTCGTCGTCTGCGCCACCTCCGACCAGCCCGCGCTGGTCCGCCTGAAGGCCGCGTTCACCGCCACCGCGATCGCGGAGTACTTCCGCGATCAGGGCAAGAACGTGATGATGATGATGGACTCCGTCACGCGCTTCGCCATGGCCCAGCGCGAAGTCGGCCTGGCCATCGGCGAGCCGCCCGCCACCCGCGGCTACACCCCGTCCGTCTTCGCGATGCTCCCGAAGCTCCTCGAGCGCACCGGCACCTCGCCCTCCGGCTCGATCACCGCGCTCTACACCGTGCTCGTCGACGGCGACGACATGAACGAGCCGATCGCCGACGCCGTCCGAGGCATCCTCGACGGCCACATCGTGCTCTCGCGCCACCTCGCTCACGCGGGCCACTACCCCGCGGTCGACGTGTTGGCCTCCGTCTCGCGCCTGGTCGGCGAGATCACCACGCCCGACGTCCGCGCCGCCGGCAACGAGGTCCGCAAGCTCATGGCCACCTACAAGGAGAAGGCCGACCTCATCTCGATCGGCGCCTACCAGCCCGGCTCCGATCCGCAGATCGACGCGGCCATCGAGGCCCGCGACCCGATCGACGGCTTCCTCAAGCAGCTCGTCACCGAGCCCTCCTCGGCCGAGTCGGCCGACGCGACGCTGGCCCAGCTCGCCCAGCTGAGCGGCACCTGGGAGGCGCCCGTGCTCAACGGCCACGTCATCGACCCGGCCGCGGCGATGGCCGCCGGCAACGGCGCCGACGGTGGCATGCCGTTGCACAACGCGATCCCGCCGCTGCACATCCCGTCCTAG
- a CDS encoding FliH/SctL family protein, which translates to MGFVAEFDFEMLEPPAPELSPADQAAAVMDVLAEARAEADQIRRQALEEGYAAGRHEALEALAPALSALAAATEEVRAAQVDTAAELERRAVELGMALASKVLAGALSVQPERVLDSVQGALRGIVERERVIVMVNPEDLEIVQGAAEELKATLGGIDQCVIEAERRVGRGGCIVRTPVGDVDARIETKLERATEVVAAALAKPSAKRSARSPKA; encoded by the coding sequence ATGGGCTTCGTCGCTGAATTCGACTTCGAGATGCTCGAGCCGCCGGCGCCCGAGCTGTCGCCGGCCGACCAGGCCGCGGCCGTCATGGACGTGCTCGCCGAGGCGCGTGCCGAGGCCGACCAGATCCGTCGCCAGGCCCTCGAGGAGGGCTACGCCGCCGGTCGCCACGAGGCGCTCGAGGCGCTCGCCCCGGCGCTGTCCGCGCTGGCCGCGGCCACCGAGGAGGTGCGCGCCGCGCAGGTGGACACCGCCGCCGAGCTCGAGCGCCGCGCGGTCGAGCTGGGCATGGCGCTCGCGTCCAAGGTGCTGGCCGGCGCGCTGTCGGTCCAGCCCGAGCGGGTGCTGGACTCGGTCCAGGGCGCGCTGCGCGGGATCGTCGAGCGTGAGCGGGTGATCGTCATGGTCAACCCGGAGGATCTCGAGATCGTCCAGGGCGCGGCCGAGGAGCTGAAGGCCACGCTCGGCGGCATCGACCAGTGCGTGATCGAGGCCGAGCGGCGCGTCGGCCGTGGCGGCTGCATCGTGCGCACGCCCGTGGGTGACGTGGACGCGCGGATCGAGACCAAGCTCGAGCGCGCGACCGAGGTCGTCGCGGCCGCGCTGGCGAAGCCCTCCGCCAAGCGGTCCGCTCGGTCGCCCAAGGCCTAG